One window of Mycoplasma cottewii genomic DNA carries:
- a CDS encoding MurR/RpiR family transcriptional regulator translates to MSTNLLKKIKDLTESETNNDYKNIGAFLLKNYQDIRNLTITKISQECNTSPTKITRFAEKLNLKGFSELKYRLDDISKSIIIDNKFVPISSRIDNKPQFFNDYFEILFESLKKQEQNLNNQPLSEVNKLICKSNKIYLFAFNLSYNVSKNFIQRLRWYGKDAISESDYISIKTYLNRIKSNDLVILISISGENEYIREIAESLNKKVKIVGLGPKESSLIELFDEYLYFETSESELWSINSIKAQLTIQLLDFVYVNWLKSTK, encoded by the coding sequence ATGTCGACAAATTTATTAAAAAAGATTAAAGATTTAACTGAAAGTGAAACCAACAATGACTATAAAAATATAGGTGCTTTTTTATTAAAAAATTATCAAGATATTAGAAATTTAACAATAACAAAAATCTCACAAGAATGTAATACAAGTCCTACTAAAATTACAAGATTTGCAGAAAAATTAAATTTAAAAGGTTTTAGTGAATTAAAGTATAGATTAGATGATATTTCAAAATCTATTATAATAGACAATAAGTTTGTTCCTATAAGTTCAAGAATAGATAATAAACCTCAATTTTTCAATGATTATTTTGAGATATTATTTGAATCACTAAAAAAACAAGAACAAAACTTAAACAATCAACCACTAAGTGAAGTAAATAAACTTATTTGTAAATCTAATAAAATTTATTTATTTGCGTTCAACCTTTCTTATAATGTATCTAAAAACTTTATTCAACGTTTAAGATGATATGGTAAAGATGCAATTTCTGAATCTGATTATATTTCTATTAAAACTTATTTAAATAGAATAAAGTCTAATGATCTAGTTATTTTAATATCTATTTCAGGAGAAAACGAATATATAAGAGAAATCGCAGAATCTCTTAATAAAAAAGTAAAAATTGTCGGATTAGGACCAAAAGAGAGTTCTTTAATTGAGTTATTTGATGAATATCTATACTTTGAAACTAGCGAATCAGAATTGTGAAGTATAAATTCAATTAAAGCTCAACTTACAATTCAATTACTAGATTTTGTTTATGTTAATTGATTAAAAAGTACTAAATAA
- a CDS encoding mannitol-1-phosphate 5-dehydrogenase, producing the protein MKLIHFGAGNIGKCLVGCVLSQQVDLIYFVDNNKKVVDQLNNQKVIKIKTSEQKQYIINNFKSYLLSDFLKYKNTWDEINLITISIGVNNLDHIKDYIQKIIDYKSANQQQLIIMCCENKIRVSSWFKTKFNNLTSNIYFVDVLVDRIIPIQNNNSDFLECEDYYLWAVDNKQWPKEINKLKDLKYVDDFDNQIDKKIYMLNAIHCSISWYVFKNIGYQKCKTVYQAMQIKQVVDFVNDFLDEVIMVLNHKLNIELKNLIDYKKEIINRLNNKFIDDDLKRLARNSQLKLSENERILFSLNYAKTNNLKYKTIQLSYENGLEYLKEND; encoded by the coding sequence ATGAAATTAATACACTTTGGTGCGGGAAACATTGGTAAATGTTTAGTTGGATGTGTTTTATCTCAACAAGTAGATTTAATATATTTTGTAGATAATAACAAAAAAGTAGTAGATCAATTAAATAATCAAAAAGTTATTAAAATAAAAACTTCAGAACAAAAACAATACATAATAAATAATTTCAAAAGCTATTTATTATCTGATTTTTTAAAGTATAAAAACACTTGAGATGAAATAAATTTGATTACAATTTCTATAGGTGTAAATAATTTAGATCATATAAAAGATTACATACAAAAAATTATAGATTATAAATCAGCTAATCAACAACAACTTATTATTATGTGTTGTGAAAACAAAATTAGAGTCAGTTCTTGATTTAAAACTAAGTTTAATAATTTAACTTCAAATATTTATTTTGTTGATGTACTAGTAGATAGAATAATTCCTATTCAAAACAACAACAGTGATTTTTTAGAATGTGAAGATTACTATTTATGAGCTGTTGATAATAAACAATGACCAAAAGAAATTAATAAGTTAAAAGACTTAAAATATGTTGATGATTTTGATAATCAAATAGATAAAAAAATATATATGTTAAATGCAATTCACTGTTCAATTAGTTGATATGTATTTAAAAATATAGGTTATCAAAAATGTAAAACAGTTTATCAAGCTATGCAAATAAAACAAGTTGTTGATTTTGTAAATGATTTTCTAGATGAAGTGATTATGGTCTTAAATCATAAACTTAACATAGAACTTAAAAACTTAATTGATTATAAAAAAGAAATTATCAATAGGTTAAATAATAAATTTATTGATGATGATTTAAAAAGATTAGCTAGAAATTCCCAACTTAAATTATCAGAAAATGAAAGAATATTATTTTCTTTAAATTATGCAAAAACAAATAATTTAAAATATAAAACTATCCAGTTAAGTTATGAAAATGGATTAGAATATTTAAAAGAAAATGATTAA